The Nitrospira sp. DNA window GTCAGCCGGCACTGTCGCCTATCCCGCGACTTTAGTCCCGGCTGTCGAGCAGGACGGGCTTCCGTCCGCGATGCCACCGCCACACCTCGCGCCAGGGAAAAGCACGCTGCAGCCGGTACTCGATCCTGATCGCGTGGCACGCCGGGCAGCGCTGTTTCAGGGCAGCGGGTCGAACGAACTGCCGTCACTCGGCCTCTCGTTGGCCGCCGACTTCTGGCAGGTCCCCCTCGAACGCATCGAGCGACGTTCCGACTCCCTGCGGCTCCGCAACGCACAGATCGGGGGCGGCACCACGGCCGACGTGACGATTCCCGTCGATCGCCATGGCCGTCTGTTGCTCAACTTCGCCGGACCGCAGGCCCTGGCACCGTTCCCCTCCGCCACGATCCTGGATATCTCCCGACTGATCGAGCAGAAAGATCACGAGCGCCTGGCCGCCCTGGTTGGAGGCAAAGCGGTCATCCTCACGACCCAACCGCGCCCGCAACCGGAACGAGCGGTGCCTTCCGGCGAGGAGGCCACCGATATCCAGTTGCAAGCGCATCTGCTCCATACGCTTTTGACTCAGGACTGGATCAGGGAACTCCCCCCCTGGCAACGAGGCGCCTTGGCATTTACCCTCTGCCTCGGTGTGGCCTGGGTTGCCTTCCGGTGGACTGATTGGAAAGGAATCGTGCTGGGGGCTGGTCTGCTGGTCTTCTACCTGGCGGTCTCCCTGATAGGCCTGACACAACTCCGATTGGTCCTGCCCTTCGTGACGCCGGTCACGGCAAGCCTGATGGTGCTCATCGCCGGCAGCCTGCTCGGCCAGATCGTGGCGGCACGACGTCTGGTGCTGCTGGAGCAAGACATGCTGGCGGTGCAACAAAACCTGGTGGCCGTGCGGGAAGCACTGATCTATCAAGAAACCGCAGTGGAAAGTCTAGAGGAAGACCTGGAGTCTGCCCGCGCCAGCATGTCCCATTCCGCATCGAAAGAAGCTGAATCAACACAACTCGCCGCCGACCTTCAACGCAAGATCACCGAGGCCCAGGAGCAGGAAGAGGCGACGAGGCACCGGATGGAAGAACTCGAAGGGCAATTGCACAACATGCGGGCTGCCACGATCAGCGCGACGCCCTTGGGCAATGTCGAACAGGAACAGCTCCGGCGCGAGTGCGAACAGTCGGGGATCGTCACGAATGACCCGGCGATGCTGACCATGTTCCGTGATCTCAAAAAGGGAGCCCGTGCCCCGCTGACGGTGTTGATCACGGGCGAGGCGGGAACCGGTAAAGAGCTCTGTGCCCGCGCGGTACACCGGTTGAGCCCACGCGCCGCCAAACCCTTCATTGCCGTGAACATGGCGGCAATCTCGCCTGAACTCTTCGAAAGCGAACTCTTCGGCCATGTGCGGGGCAGTTTTACCGGCGCACATTCAGATCGAAAGGGCTATTTCGAACTCGCGCATCTCGGCACCATTTTTCTCGACGAGATCGGCGATCTTCGGCTTGACCATCAAAGCAAGCTGTTGCGGGTCCTGCAAGATCGAACCTTCTATCGTGTCGGGGCGACCAGTCCCACCACGGTCGACGTCCGCATCGTCGCTGCCACCAACAAGGATCTGCAGCGCGGCGTCTCTGAAGGGTGGTTTCGGGAAGATCTGTATTTCCGCCTCAAGGGGCTCGTCCTGCACCTGCCTCCCCTCAGGGAGCGCACCGGAGACATTCCACTCCTGGCTGAAGGCTGTCTACAAGAAGGCGCACAGAAAAACCGCCAGACTCCGATGCAGTTGTCGCAGGAGGCCCTGGCGGCACTCACCAGGCACTCGTGGAAAGGCAACGTACGAGAACTCCGTCAGTGTCTCGAACAGGCGGTGGCACTGAGCGAAGGGGCCATCCTCACGGCAAGTGATCTGCGACTGTCCGACGGCTCGCCATCCATTGCAGACACGTCTATCGGCGAACCGCTGTTGCCGGATCCGGCCGGCGACCTGGCCGTCCTCAGCCAATTGCGGCTGCACCGCTTCGACATGCAAGCCACGGCTCGTGCCCTGGGCTGGGATCGAAGCACGGTCACCCAACGACTCAAAGGACTCTGCTTCCAGGCGCTTGTGGAATCCGCAGGGGATCAGGCCAAAGCGGCCTCCGCCCTGGCAGGAGATCCCTCACTGTTGCGAACCGTGGAACTGAAGCTGATGGATTACCACGCGCACTTGATGGACACCATCGCACCCTTCGCTGACGTGGAGGAGGCACTGGCCGACTGCAAACGGCGATTCAAAAACCTTCCCGAACGTCACTTCAAGTCCGTGGACACACTCGTGCGGCGGCATTTCCAATCACGAACGTGAGTCACCGGAACAATCCGCGACTCACACTCCCCTGAATTTCCACAGCATCAACACCTGGCATTCAGCAACACCTGACGATCGTCGAACCCGGTCTGCTCTGCCATCAGGCCGGACGCCCCTTCACGTCCATGCGGGGCTAGACCCGCATTCCCTCCATTCCACGCAAGACCCTCCGAATCCCCGCAAACGCACTCTGCACACAAGCCCTTGTTTCCTTGTTGGTTTTCTGCAGGAGCCTCGCACGGCCGCCTGGCCTCCGCCTTGCTCTACGCACCAGCCGACGGCGGGCAATCCGGCAGGAAGGAGGTGAGCATCACCAGCCGGCCCCGCAGCAATGGACCAATCGAAGGATGGATCAACAACCAAGAGGCCGCATCAGGCGGCCGCCACACAAGGAGCACCGCATCATGCAGAAAACCCCCACAGCCACCGTCGGCGCAGGACCAGTCGCCCCAACCATTGTCGGACCGGAGAAGGACATGAAGGATGTCTACATCCTCAGCGGATTGGTCGGATTCCTGGCCGTCGTCGTCGCCGCCTTTTGGTACTACTCTCAAGCCGACGAGGCGGCTCATAGCAACCGCTCAGCCGAGCCATTCAACAGCGCACAAGTGTCCCAGGTCCTCAAAGACTCGACCGAACCGCTGCCGGTCGCAGTGTCCCTCCCGGCTACCCGGGTCGAGTCGGTCCCCCTGGCCAGCCGGAGCACGGACATCCTCCACGACGACATCTCATTTGAAGTCGGCCGTAAGGGGTTAACCGACGACGGCAAGGCCGCATTGCAACGCCATGCTGAGTTTCTGAAGAACGAGCCGGACTGGGGTGTGTTGGTCCAAGGGTATACCGATCAACAGGGCTCGATGAGCTTTAACAAGATTCTCGGGCTGAAGCGCGCTGAGACCGTGAAACAACAACTGATCGCGCTGGGCGTACCAGAAGCGGCGATTCGCACCGTCAGCCTGGGTGAGGAAGGTGCCTTGTGCATCGACAAAAGCGATGTCTGCCGCCGGATGAACCGGCGGGTGCACCTGGAGATGCGAAAGATCGGCCTGGAACACATGGTAAGCGCGCCCCTTGCTACGGAAGCCGTCACTGATTCCCTCGCCGACAACCTCGACCGCTCAACCGAGACGGGAATAGCGGATTCAACCAGCGACATTCCGTCCACTGCCGAATCCGACGCCGCAACGACCATCGACTCGAGCACCGGCAACTAATGGCCGGTCGGAGCGCCCCTGGGAAA harbors:
- a CDS encoding OmpA family protein; protein product: MQKTPTATVGAGPVAPTIVGPEKDMKDVYILSGLVGFLAVVVAAFWYYSQADEAAHSNRSAEPFNSAQVSQVLKDSTEPLPVAVSLPATRVESVPLASRSTDILHDDISFEVGRKGLTDDGKAALQRHAEFLKNEPDWGVLVQGYTDQQGSMSFNKILGLKRAETVKQQLIALGVPEAAIRTVSLGEEGALCIDKSDVCRRMNRRVHLEMRKIGLEHMVSAPLATEAVTDSLADNLDRSTETGIADSTSDIPSTAESDAATTIDSSTGN
- a CDS encoding sigma 54-interacting transcriptional regulator, which gives rise to MSTATRLFVRNVWLQALVMALSALLVTGIIWTAAPATFHTLEWAPYDTWTQLRPQPAPDSYLLLIPREQASDQQFGTGQWDRSLAATLLTALHDAGATAIGLDIPLDLPSPPHLGGAVSDALLIEAVKSAGTVAYPATLVPAVEQDGLPSAMPPPHLAPGKSTLQPVLDPDRVARRAALFQGSGSNELPSLGLSLAADFWQVPLERIERRSDSLRLRNAQIGGGTTADVTIPVDRHGRLLLNFAGPQALAPFPSATILDISRLIEQKDHERLAALVGGKAVILTTQPRPQPERAVPSGEEATDIQLQAHLLHTLLTQDWIRELPPWQRGALAFTLCLGVAWVAFRWTDWKGIVLGAGLLVFYLAVSLIGLTQLRLVLPFVTPVTASLMVLIAGSLLGQIVAARRLVLLEQDMLAVQQNLVAVREALIYQETAVESLEEDLESARASMSHSASKEAESTQLAADLQRKITEAQEQEEATRHRMEELEGQLHNMRAATISATPLGNVEQEQLRRECEQSGIVTNDPAMLTMFRDLKKGARAPLTVLITGEAGTGKELCARAVHRLSPRAAKPFIAVNMAAISPELFESELFGHVRGSFTGAHSDRKGYFELAHLGTIFLDEIGDLRLDHQSKLLRVLQDRTFYRVGATSPTTVDVRIVAATNKDLQRGVSEGWFREDLYFRLKGLVLHLPPLRERTGDIPLLAEGCLQEGAQKNRQTPMQLSQEALAALTRHSWKGNVRELRQCLEQAVALSEGAILTASDLRLSDGSPSIADTSIGEPLLPDPAGDLAVLSQLRLHRFDMQATARALGWDRSTVTQRLKGLCFQALVESAGDQAKAASALAGDPSLLRTVELKLMDYHAHLMDTIAPFADVEEALADCKRRFKNLPERHFKSVDTLVRRHFQSRT